Proteins co-encoded in one Sulfuricystis thermophila genomic window:
- a CDS encoding sigma-54-dependent transcriptional regulator, with protein sequence MADCPSKVVPAIPCSASRFPMRCPPDRKPRLCLIEDDTIMGESLTQLFTLEGFDVFWHQTGAAARQSLLSERYCVVVSDIRLPDINGGELFLELSARQSALPPFLFMTAYGTIDRAVELLKAGAADYVTKPFDVDLLVQKVRGLAESYGAGGDTDDVSLGVSSAMRRIAEQLPRLARHAAALMITGESGSGKEHVARLFHHHAVGTTGEFVAVNCASIPETLMEAELFGYEKGAFTGAVRAKRGLFEQAHGGTLFLDEIGEMPLAMQAKLLRVIQDRRFVRLGAEKPVTSDFRLVCATHRDLKAMVEEGRFREDLFYRIHVIHLRIPPLRERPDDIRWFVRHFIEEFNRRHPDERRRLDPRTEQALLNYSWPGNVRELKHAVERACIMANAPLLGPEAFFDTAQDGEHSTQPVSASLAEYLMACERDYLTLTLERHGGHMTRAAEALGITRKTLWEKLRRLGVTKGDEQIPG encoded by the coding sequence ATGGCGGATTGTCCGTCGAAAGTCGTCCCGGCCATACCCTGTTCAGCGTCGAGATTCCCTATGAGATGCCCGCCTGACAGAAAACCGCGTTTATGTCTAATCGAAGACGACACCATCATGGGTGAATCGCTCACCCAGCTGTTCACTCTCGAAGGCTTCGACGTTTTCTGGCACCAGACTGGCGCAGCCGCCCGGCAGTCGCTCTTGTCCGAGCGCTACTGTGTCGTGGTCAGCGATATTCGTCTTCCGGACATCAACGGCGGTGAGCTGTTTCTGGAACTCTCCGCTCGCCAGTCGGCCCTGCCACCTTTTCTGTTCATGACGGCCTACGGCACGATCGACCGCGCCGTCGAATTGCTCAAGGCCGGCGCTGCCGACTACGTCACCAAACCCTTCGACGTCGACTTGCTGGTGCAAAAAGTCCGCGGGCTCGCCGAAAGCTATGGCGCCGGCGGCGACACGGACGATGTGAGCCTCGGTGTTTCCTCAGCGATGCGACGCATCGCCGAACAGCTTCCCCGCTTGGCGCGCCATGCCGCAGCGCTGATGATCACCGGCGAATCCGGCTCGGGCAAGGAACATGTCGCACGCCTGTTTCATCATCACGCCGTCGGCACGACAGGCGAGTTCGTCGCCGTGAATTGCGCCTCGATTCCTGAAACGCTGATGGAAGCGGAGCTGTTCGGCTATGAAAAAGGTGCCTTCACCGGCGCCGTGCGAGCCAAGCGCGGGCTTTTCGAACAGGCGCATGGCGGTACCCTGTTTCTCGATGAAATCGGCGAAATGCCACTCGCGATGCAGGCCAAACTCTTGCGTGTCATTCAGGATCGCCGTTTCGTCCGCCTTGGCGCAGAAAAGCCCGTGACCAGCGATTTCCGCCTGGTCTGTGCGACGCATCGCGATCTCAAGGCCATGGTCGAGGAAGGGCGCTTCCGCGAAGACCTTTTTTATCGCATCCACGTGATTCATTTGCGCATTCCGCCCTTGCGCGAACGTCCCGACGACATTCGCTGGTTCGTGCGTCATTTCATCGAGGAATTCAATCGCCGGCATCCCGACGAGCGGCGCCGCCTGGACCCGCGCACTGAACAGGCCCTGCTGAATTATTCATGGCCCGGCAACGTTCGCGAACTCAAACACGCGGTCGAACGTGCGTGCATCATGGCGAATGCCCCGCTGCTCGGTCCGGAAGCTTTCTTCGATACCGCCCAGGACGGTGAACACTCTACCCAGCCGGTGTCTGCTTCGCTTGCCGAATATCTGATGGCCTGCGAGCGTGATTATCTGACTCTGACGCTCGAGCGTCATGGCGGTCACATGACACGCGCCGCCGAAGCTCTCGGCATCACGCGCAAGACACTCTGGGAAAAATTGCGCCGACTCGGCGTTACGAAAGGAGACGAGCAGATTCCCGGCTGA
- the gyrB gene encoding DNA topoisomerase (ATP-hydrolyzing) subunit B, which yields MTEQETQNSGYNEDSITQLEFPDNVRQRPGMYIGDTSDGTGLHHMVFEVVDNAVDEALAGYCDDIVVTIHADNSISVTDNGRGIPVGIKYDDRQTPKRSAAEIALTGLHAGGKFNQNSYKVSGGLHGVGVSCVNALSEWLRLTVRRDGKKHFIEFRRGLPTERIVEVHDGVEVSPLKVIGETKGRGTEVHFLADAQIFGNVEYHYDILAKRLRELSFLNNGVRIRLIDQRSGKEEDFAFAGGVKGFVEYINRSKTVLHPNIFHAEGVSGPIAVEVAMQWNDSYAEQVLCFTNNIPQADGGTHLTGLRQAITRVINKYIEENEIAKKAKVDITGDDMREGLTCVLSIKMPDPKFASQTKMKLVSSEALPAVQEVVAAKLADFLLENPVDAKIITGKIVEAARAREAARKAREMTRRKGVLDSIGLPGKLADCQEKDPALCELYIVEGDSAGGSAKQGRDRKFQAILPLRGKVLNVEKARLDKVISSEQIVTLLTALGCGFGKEDYKPEKLRYHRIIIMTDADVDGAHIRTLLLTFFYRQMPELVEGGHIYIAQPPLYKIKHGKTERYIKDDNELNQYLLNLALEGAALLPKAGAPAIEGTALEELANSYLTSEAIIRRLADFVDSEALHALIAHDIALDLSTETAAKDSAERLRAVLPDKLRIEADFDEHSERWRLRLMKMRHGNLRISHIDEEFLVSGDYAQLRKTARLLAGLVGSDAVIRRGEKSQQVTSFAAAMQWLFQEVERNLSKQRYKGLGEMNPEQLWETTMDPSVRRLLKVQIDDAIAADEIFTTLMGDVVEPRRKFIEDNALYARNIDV from the coding sequence ATGACTGAACAAGAAACACAAAACAGCGGTTACAACGAAGATTCGATCACCCAGCTCGAATTCCCGGACAATGTGCGCCAGCGGCCGGGCATGTATATCGGCGATACCTCCGATGGTACCGGTTTGCATCACATGGTATTCGAAGTCGTGGACAATGCCGTCGATGAAGCGTTGGCCGGTTATTGCGACGACATCGTCGTTACCATCCATGCTGACAATTCGATTTCCGTGACCGACAACGGGCGCGGCATTCCGGTCGGCATCAAATATGACGACAGGCAAACGCCGAAGCGTTCCGCTGCAGAGATCGCGCTGACCGGTCTCCATGCCGGCGGTAAGTTCAACCAGAACTCCTACAAAGTTTCCGGTGGCCTGCACGGTGTCGGCGTTTCCTGTGTCAATGCCCTGTCGGAATGGCTGCGTCTGACGGTGCGTCGCGATGGCAAGAAGCATTTCATCGAGTTTCGCCGCGGTTTGCCCACCGAACGCATCGTCGAAGTGCATGACGGCGTCGAAGTGTCGCCGCTGAAAGTGATCGGCGAGACCAAGGGACGCGGTACCGAGGTGCACTTCCTCGCCGATGCGCAGATCTTCGGCAACGTCGAATATCACTACGATATCCTCGCCAAACGCCTGCGTGAACTGTCCTTCCTCAACAACGGCGTGCGTATCCGCCTCATCGACCAGCGCAGCGGTAAGGAAGAAGACTTCGCCTTCGCGGGCGGCGTCAAGGGTTTCGTCGAATACATCAATCGCAGCAAGACCGTGCTGCACCCGAACATCTTCCATGCCGAGGGCGTTTCCGGACCGATCGCCGTTGAAGTGGCGATGCAATGGAACGATTCCTATGCCGAACAGGTGCTGTGCTTCACCAACAACATTCCGCAAGCCGATGGTGGCACGCACCTGACCGGCCTGAGACAGGCGATCACGCGCGTCATCAACAAATACATCGAAGAAAACGAGATCGCCAAGAAGGCCAAGGTCGACATCACCGGCGATGACATGCGCGAAGGTCTCACCTGCGTGCTGTCGATCAAGATGCCAGATCCGAAATTCGCCTCGCAGACGAAAATGAAGCTGGTATCGAGCGAAGCCCTACCGGCAGTGCAGGAAGTCGTTGCCGCCAAGCTCGCCGACTTCCTGCTGGAAAACCCCGTCGATGCGAAAATCATTACCGGCAAGATCGTCGAGGCCGCCCGGGCACGCGAAGCGGCGAGGAAGGCCAGGGAGATGACGCGCCGCAAGGGGGTACTCGACAGCATCGGTCTACCCGGCAAGCTCGCTGACTGCCAGGAGAAAGATCCGGCGCTGTGCGAGCTCTATATCGTCGAGGGCGATTCCGCCGGCGGCTCGGCCAAACAGGGACGCGACCGCAAGTTCCAGGCCATCCTGCCGCTCCGAGGCAAGGTGCTGAATGTCGAAAAGGCGCGCCTCGACAAGGTCATCTCTTCGGAACAGATCGTCACCCTGCTGACTGCACTCGGCTGCGGCTTCGGCAAGGAGGACTACAAGCCCGAGAAGCTCAGATATCACCGCATCATCATCATGACCGATGCGGATGTCGATGGCGCTCACATCCGCACCCTGCTGCTCACCTTCTTCTACCGCCAGATGCCCGAGCTCGTCGAAGGCGGCCACATCTATATCGCCCAGCCGCCGCTGTATAAGATCAAGCATGGCAAGACCGAGCGCTACATCAAGGACGACAACGAGCTGAACCAGTATCTGCTGAACCTGGCGCTGGAAGGCGCGGCGCTGTTACCAAAAGCGGGTGCCCCGGCCATCGAAGGCACTGCCCTCGAAGAGTTGGCGAACAGCTATCTGACCTCGGAGGCGATCATCCGCCGGTTGGCCGATTTCGTCGACAGCGAAGCTCTACACGCCCTGATCGCCCATGACATCGCACTCGATCTCAGCACGGAGACGGCGGCAAAAGACAGCGCGGAGCGCTTGCGCGCCGTGCTACCAGACAAACTGCGTATCGAAGCGGATTTCGACGAACACAGTGAACGCTGGCGCTTGAGACTGATGAAGATGCGCCATGGCAATCTACGCATCAGTCATATCGACGAGGAATTCCTCGTCTCGGGGGACTACGCGCAATTGCGCAAAACCGCACGCCTGCTCGCGGGTCTGGTCGGCAGCGATGCCGTGATCCGACGCGGCGAGAAGTCACAACAGGTGACGAGCTTCGCCGCCGCCATGCAATGGCTGTTCCAGGAAGTCGAACGCAACCTCTCCAAGCAGCGCTACAAAGGCCTGGGCGAGATGAACCCGGAACAGCTCTGGGAAACAACGATGGATCCGAGCGTGCGGCGCCTGCTCAAAGTGCAGATCGATGACGCGATCGCCGCCGACGAAATCTTCACCACCCTGATGGGCGATGTCGTCGAGCCGCGCCGCAAGTTCATCGAGGATAACGCCCTCTACGCGCGCAACATCGACGTTTGA
- the dnaN gene encoding DNA polymerase III subunit beta translates to MLLYKGPRDQLLVPLQAVCGIVEKRHTLPILSNVLIEKMGERLLLLATDIEMQIRTSTGSSGPENTAITVAARKLQDILRSLPESSEVSLTLDEKRLQLKAGKSRFNLQTLPAEDFPRMAEASGKTLTLRLSQKQFKRQLALVQYAMAQQDIRYYLNGLLLVVQGNELRLVATDGHRLAFASETIERSEQERVEAILPRKAVLELSRQLADNDEALEISLAPTQARFAFDNVEFVSKLIDGKFPDYERVIPQHQGKIVRLDRAAFQHALQRAAILTNEKFRGVRLVLAAGSLKIISSNAENEEAQEELEIDYAGDGLDVGFNVNYLLDVLNNIGSDMIEMRLADSNSSALITLPENERFKYVVMPMRI, encoded by the coding sequence ATGCTTCTATATAAAGGTCCTCGCGACCAGTTGCTGGTCCCCCTGCAAGCGGTGTGCGGCATCGTCGAAAAGCGGCACACCTTGCCGATCCTTTCGAACGTGTTGATCGAGAAGATGGGCGAACGATTGCTGCTCCTGGCAACCGACATCGAAATGCAGATCCGCACTTCGACCGGCTCCAGCGGGCCAGAAAACACCGCCATCACCGTCGCGGCGCGCAAGCTGCAGGACATCCTGCGTTCTTTGCCGGAATCCAGCGAGGTGAGCTTGACCCTCGACGAGAAGCGCCTGCAGCTCAAGGCCGGCAAGAGCCGTTTCAATCTGCAGACTCTGCCGGCCGAGGATTTCCCGCGCATGGCCGAAGCGAGCGGCAAGACGCTGACGCTGCGCCTGTCGCAAAAACAGTTCAAGCGGCAACTGGCGCTGGTGCAGTATGCAATGGCCCAGCAGGACATCCGTTATTACTTGAATGGCCTGCTGCTCGTCGTGCAGGGTAATGAGCTGCGGCTGGTGGCGACTGACGGCCATCGTCTGGCATTTGCCAGTGAAACCATCGAGCGCAGCGAACAGGAGCGGGTAGAGGCCATCCTGCCTCGCAAGGCGGTTTTGGAGCTGTCACGCCAACTTGCCGACAACGACGAAGCGCTGGAGATTTCCCTGGCGCCGACGCAGGCGCGCTTCGCTTTCGACAATGTCGAGTTCGTCAGCAAGCTGATCGACGGCAAGTTCCCCGACTACGAGCGCGTCATCCCGCAGCATCAGGGTAAGATCGTGCGCCTCGACCGGGCAGCCTTCCAGCATGCGCTGCAGCGCGCCGCGATTCTCACCAATGAGAAGTTCCGCGGCGTGCGGCTCGTGCTCGCAGCGGGTAGCCTGAAGATCATCTCCAGCAACGCGGAAAACGAGGAAGCGCAAGAGGAACTGGAAATCGATTACGCTGGCGATGGGCTGGACGTCGGCTTCAACGTCAATTATCTGCTCGACGTGCTCAACAACATCGGCAGCGACATGATCGAGATGCGTTTGGCCGACAGCAATTCCAGCGCCCTGATCACCCTGCCTGAGAACGAACGCTTCAAATATGTCGTGATGCCGATGCGCATCTGA
- the dnaA gene encoding chromosomal replication initiator protein DnaA, whose amino-acid sequence MKEFWADCLARFESELPAQQFNAWIKSLRVETDDAERRLRLLAPNGFILRWVRERYLDRVESLARQHFPEPITIDLSLDEKPTGLLQESSGKVAEDIAILPDRKESDASREKFVDPVDLPEYGLTRLNPEFTFNTLVTGRSNDMARAAAQQVAVNPGSSYNPLFIYGGVGLGKTHLIHALGNEVLRHSPHKVIRYLHAEDYYSDVIRAYQQKSFDTFKRTYRSLDVLLIDDIQFFNGKARTQEEFFYVFNALVEAKKQIVITCDTYPKDIQGLEERLISRFDWGLTVQIEPPELEMRVAILKKKAASESIELGDDVAFLIAKNLRSNVRELEGALKKVLAFARFHNREINLELAKEALKDIIGAHNRQITLELIQKTVADYFKIKVADMYSKKRNRAIARPRQVAMWLARDLTPHSLPEIGEAFGGRDHTTVLHACRTIAELRNKDSLLNKDLLVLSQTIKG is encoded by the coding sequence ATGAAAGAATTCTGGGCAGACTGTTTGGCGCGTTTCGAAAGCGAATTGCCGGCGCAGCAATTCAACGCTTGGATCAAATCGCTGCGCGTCGAGACGGACGACGCTGAACGCCGGTTGCGTCTGCTCGCCCCGAATGGTTTCATCCTGCGCTGGGTGCGCGAGCGCTACCTCGACCGCGTCGAATCGCTTGCGCGACAACATTTCCCGGAACCCATCACGATCGACCTCTCACTCGACGAGAAACCCACCGGCCTGCTGCAGGAATCCTCTGGCAAGGTCGCCGAAGACATTGCCATCTTGCCTGACAGGAAAGAAAGCGACGCGAGCAGGGAAAAATTCGTCGATCCGGTCGATCTGCCCGAATACGGGTTGACGCGGCTGAATCCCGAATTCACGTTCAATACCCTGGTCACCGGTCGTTCCAACGACATGGCGCGCGCCGCCGCTCAGCAGGTTGCCGTGAACCCAGGCTCCTCATACAACCCATTGTTCATCTACGGCGGCGTCGGATTGGGCAAGACCCACCTCATTCACGCCCTGGGCAACGAGGTGTTGCGCCACTCTCCCCACAAGGTCATCCGCTATCTCCATGCAGAGGACTACTATTCCGATGTCATCCGCGCCTATCAGCAAAAATCCTTCGATACCTTCAAGCGCACCTACCGTTCGCTCGACGTCCTGCTGATCGACGACATCCAGTTCTTCAACGGCAAGGCACGTACGCAGGAAGAGTTTTTCTACGTCTTCAATGCACTGGTCGAAGCCAAGAAACAGATCGTCATTACCTGCGACACCTATCCCAAGGACATCCAGGGTCTCGAAGAACGGCTGATTTCCCGCTTCGACTGGGGGCTGACCGTCCAGATCGAACCCCCCGAGCTGGAAATGCGCGTCGCCATCCTGAAGAAGAAAGCAGCCAGCGAATCGATCGAACTCGGGGACGACGTCGCCTTCCTGATCGCCAAGAATCTGCGCTCGAACGTTCGCGAGCTGGAAGGTGCGCTGAAGAAAGTGCTCGCCTTCGCGCGTTTCCACAATCGCGAAATCAATCTCGAACTCGCCAAGGAAGCGCTGAAGGACATCATCGGCGCCCACAACCGCCAGATCACCCTGGAACTGATCCAGAAGACCGTCGCCGACTACTTCAAGATCAAGGTCGCCGACATGTATTCGAAGAAGCGCAACCGCGCCATCGCCCGTCCTCGCCAAGTGGCGATGTGGTTGGCCCGTGACTTGACACCCCACAGCCTGCCGGAAATCGGCGAGGCTTTCGGTGGCCGCGATCACACGACGGTGCTGCACGCCTGCCGCACGATCGCCGAGTTGCGCAACAAGGACAGTCTCCTCAACAAGGATCTGCTCGTGCTTTCGCAAACCATCAAAGGCTGA
- a CDS encoding c-type cytochrome: MGSHPKPVDEEAANLRIQPVAKVKLAPLSASGAAKGSRSGEELYKAVCSACHEAGVAGAPKTGDQAAWGPRIALGYEALVASAKAGKGAMPPKGGSDATDEELARAVAYLANKAGANFK, encoded by the coding sequence ATGGGCAGCCACCCCAAGCCCGTCGATGAGGAAGCCGCCAACCTGCGCATCCAGCCGGTTGCCAAGGTCAAACTCGCGCCTCTCAGCGCCTCGGGTGCGGCAAAGGGCAGCCGCAGCGGCGAGGAGCTTTACAAGGCGGTTTGCAGCGCCTGTCACGAGGCCGGCGTCGCCGGAGCGCCCAAGACGGGCGACCAGGCAGCCTGGGGGCCGCGCATTGCGCTCGGTTACGAAGCGCTCGTCGCCTCAGCGAAGGCGGGTAAGGGCGCGATGCCGCCCAAAGGCGGTTCCGATGCGACCGATGAAGAGCTCGCTCGCGCCGTGGCATACCTCGCCAACAAGGCCGGCGCCAACTTCAAGTAA